From the Argopecten irradians isolate NY chromosome 13, Ai_NY, whole genome shotgun sequence genome, one window contains:
- the LOC138306509 gene encoding fibrinogen-like protein A, producing the protein MHIYIVVMVLVLVNTTYQQTMGPEREFCKAVQENEILEKALPLIRRHLEAETESSKLQMDEVNAELTAVKAELEATKEQNNAMNVSLEAVKAELETTKQRNNAMNVSLEAVKAKLETTKQRNNAMNVSLEAVKAELENIKRRYDNGLKGLTSCSDVTPGSPSGIYTVTLTPGRSDDVYCDMDTDGGPWTVIQNRQDGTVDFYRNWTEYQTGFGDLDGEFWAGLNIIHLLTQNGSILRINLMSWKNDTQYAEYQDFRVGDESSKYRLSVSGFSGNATYDGMGYDDGDQFTTYDNDNDVWGGGNCAVDRHGAWWYRFCSHSNLNGPYVQDTGDDWESMWWWEFYSGRYNVPMMRSRMMVKHPGV; encoded by the exons ATGCATATCTACATTGTCGTAATGGTATTAGTGTTGGTAAATACCACTTACCAGCAAACGATGGGTCCGGAACGTGAGTTCTGTAAAGCAGttcaagaaaatgaaattttggaGAAGGCATTGCCTCTTATTCGACGTCACCTTGAGGCCGAGACCGAATCCAGTAAACTTCAAATGGACGAGGTCAACGCTGAACTTACAGCGGTAAAAGCCGAACTAGAAGCaacaaaagaacaaaataacGCCATGAATGTTTCCCTGGAAGCTGTAAAGGCAGAATTGGAAACAACAAAACAACGCAATAACGCCATGAATGTTTCCCTGGAAGCTGTAAAGGCAAAATTGGAAACAACAAAACAACGCAATAACGCCATGAATGTTTCCCTTGAAGCTGTAAAGGCGGAACTAGAAAATATAAAACGACGCTATGACAATGGACTGAAAG GTCTTACCAGCTGTAGTGATGTCACACCTGGCAGTCCCTCCGGTATTTAcacagtgaccttgacccctGGCCGGAGTGACGatgtttactgtgacatggaCACAGATGGAGGGCCATGGACA GTGATACAGAACAGACAGGACGGTACTGTAGACTTTTACCGGAACTGGACGGAATATCAGACAGGATTTGGTGACTTAGACGGGGAATTCTGGGCcg gTCTGAACATAATACACCTCCTAACCCAGAACGGTTCCATCCTTCGTATCAATCTGATGTCCTGGAAGAACGATACACAGTACGCCGAGTACCAGGACTTCCGTGTGGGGGACGAGTCATCCAAGTACCGACTGTCGGTATCGGGATTCTCCGGGAATGCCACCT ATGATGGTATGGGGTACGACGACGGTGACCAGTTCACTACCTACGACAATGACAATGACGTGTGGGGAGGAGGTAATTGTGCTGTAGACCGTCACGGCGCCTGGTGGTACAGATTCTGTAGTCATAGTAACCTGAACGGGCCGTACGTACAGGATACTGGGGATGATTGGGAGTCGATGTGGTGGTGGGAATTCTACTCTGGCCGGTATAACGTACCTATGATGAGGTCCAGAATGATGGTGAAACATCCTGGTGTTTAA